The Leptospira sp. WS39.C2 genome contains a region encoding:
- a CDS encoding ATP phosphoribosyltransferase regulatory subunit, whose translation MNQKNKSISSEQKWIPDGFHFLGPEESKNRRILLQSFSDLFEREGYSEITLPSFDYSNSFRSQLFEGVESLLIAKDWDGNELSPGVDLTLQVVKGMAARSHWEENQNVYYFAKKIRDHKKRNASRREVLQIGVESLGKSDTNHLISQIQILKKLWNQTVPNTSFTIVFGHSSFFIKVLEILGWDEEQTKVLRQFLYTKNIPELMSLAARENTTDSHLQLIRLLLNPIPASEMDTFKQSLENILSKEELKVLFDDLLSITSFFKVWNQEMKGVSCIWDPSLVRDLSYYTGFMFQGYVEHDPEPVFAGGVYNELYASFTGIQKDACGFALHLDSIEVLLNKEK comes from the coding sequence ATGAATCAAAAAAACAAATCAATTTCCTCGGAGCAGAAATGGATTCCCGATGGATTCCATTTTTTAGGACCAGAAGAAAGTAAAAACCGGCGAATTTTACTACAATCTTTTTCGGATCTTTTCGAAAGAGAAGGTTATTCGGAAATCACACTTCCTAGTTTTGATTATTCCAATTCATTCCGTTCGCAATTGTTTGAAGGTGTAGAGAGTTTACTTATCGCTAAAGATTGGGATGGGAACGAACTATCTCCTGGTGTAGACCTAACACTACAAGTGGTAAAGGGTATGGCCGCAAGGTCCCACTGGGAAGAGAACCAAAACGTTTATTATTTTGCCAAAAAAATTAGAGATCATAAGAAACGAAATGCATCTCGGCGAGAGGTATTACAGATCGGGGTAGAAAGTTTGGGAAAAAGTGATACAAACCATTTGATTTCCCAAATTCAAATTCTAAAAAAACTTTGGAACCAAACTGTACCGAACACATCTTTTACAATTGTTTTTGGACACTCTTCATTCTTTATAAAAGTTTTAGAAATTTTAGGATGGGATGAGGAACAAACAAAGGTTTTGCGACAATTTTTGTATACAAAAAACATTCCGGAACTAATGTCTTTAGCGGCACGGGAAAATACTACCGATTCGCATTTACAACTCATCCGACTTTTATTAAATCCGATTCCCGCCAGTGAAATGGATACTTTTAAACAAAGTTTAGAAAATATTTTATCCAAAGAAGAATTGAAAGTGCTTTTTGATGATTTATTATCAATCACCTCGTTTTTTAAAGTATGGAATCAAGAGATGAAGGGTGTATCCTGTATTTGGGACCCTTCGCTTGTTAGAGATTTATCGTATTACACTGGTTTTATGTTCCAAGGATATGTTGAACATGATCCCGAGCCAGTATTTGCTGGTGGAGTTTATAATGAATTGTATGCTAGTTTTACGGGAATTCAAAAAGATGCATGTGGTTTTGCCTTACATTTGGATTCAATTGAAGTTTTGTTAAATAAGGAAAAATGA
- a CDS encoding 1-acyl-sn-glycerol-3-phosphate acyltransferase: MTEKEATLGRWHKEFFENIHLFVKSGLSEQDAKSILEEFLVLSQATPKPKVMEIFQEPERLEEIGVYTDIRPEPRDFMLKFLDPIMKKFNVEGTENLKLLDGVIGKYPVTLISNHLSHLDAPAIFTLLYNSGPEGRKIAESLVFIAGRLAFEPDFTRLGLYMFGTLLVCSKKDMADNPSLSDVMTKINMRAFRNSQKLQSDGKVISIFPEGTRSRDGRLMPFVDTVYHYVANKVILPISLEGTEKILPIEGLLFNQAVGKLVIGKPVLVGELTKREMETFPSHIEQISFPGTGDKKQFIIDNLALLVGSNLNKHKHGTYRNLYRGDVRETNQLISLPKKPEEHVVIIGSSNMSVAFACILANKNVKVTIYHPDSETVARSNEERRDIIHYPIYKLPPNIEFSDKPDILESATLFVQGTNPWEFDAVYSKIRTYLQKNKSPMVNVIKGFTGSKKGLILEDLNELLLIERDRLAVVSGACYPDQIMERKISGFEISAFEDSLIPKLKDLLTNNYVFTRPAINSRDTKGVQLGGALKTIYALAMGLVEGYFKRELGGNVDNTLFHLSNRFFNEMVSIGVLLGGDPTTFNGLSGMTDFMLACFGSDTRDRKYGYDLAYGTRPEKITNGFYGLKVLPNLIQLDEKRHPIVASAYKTVIQNEDFDVVAEELQKQLARV, from the coding sequence ATGACAGAAAAAGAAGCCACTTTGGGACGTTGGCACAAAGAATTTTTTGAAAACATTCACTTATTTGTAAAATCCGGTCTTTCGGAACAAGATGCAAAGTCCATTTTAGAAGAATTTTTAGTTCTATCGCAAGCCACACCGAAACCCAAGGTGATGGAAATTTTCCAAGAACCAGAACGTTTAGAAGAGATCGGAGTGTACACAGACATTCGCCCCGAACCACGTGATTTTATGCTCAAATTTCTTGATCCCATCATGAAGAAGTTTAATGTCGAGGGAACAGAAAACTTAAAACTTTTAGATGGTGTCATAGGCAAATACCCTGTCACTCTGATTTCAAACCACTTAAGTCATTTAGATGCCCCTGCAATCTTCACACTTTTGTATAACTCAGGCCCTGAAGGGCGTAAGATTGCCGAGTCCCTAGTCTTCATTGCTGGTCGTCTCGCCTTTGAACCAGACTTCACACGACTTGGACTCTATATGTTTGGAACCTTGCTTGTTTGTTCCAAAAAGGATATGGCGGACAATCCTTCTCTTTCTGATGTAATGACGAAAATCAATATGAGAGCCTTCCGTAATTCTCAAAAATTACAATCAGATGGTAAGGTGATTTCGATTTTCCCAGAAGGCACTCGCTCACGTGATGGAAGGCTTATGCCATTTGTGGACACAGTGTACCATTATGTTGCAAACAAAGTCATTTTGCCCATCTCACTCGAAGGAACAGAAAAAATCCTACCAATCGAAGGTCTCCTCTTCAACCAAGCAGTTGGAAAACTGGTGATTGGAAAACCGGTTTTAGTGGGAGAACTTACCAAACGAGAAATGGAGACTTTTCCTTCCCATATTGAACAAATCTCGTTTCCAGGCACTGGTGATAAAAAACAATTCATCATTGATAACTTAGCTCTACTTGTAGGAAGTAATTTAAACAAACACAAACATGGAACCTATCGGAACCTGTATCGAGGAGATGTTCGTGAAACAAACCAACTCATCTCCCTTCCTAAAAAACCTGAGGAACATGTGGTCATCATTGGATCTTCCAATATGTCAGTTGCCTTTGCTTGTATCTTAGCGAATAAAAATGTAAAGGTTACGATTTACCACCCTGATTCCGAAACGGTAGCAAGGAGTAATGAAGAAAGAAGAGATATCATCCACTATCCAATTTACAAACTGCCACCAAACATCGAATTTTCGGACAAACCTGATATTTTAGAATCTGCGACTTTGTTTGTGCAAGGAACTAACCCTTGGGAATTTGATGCAGTGTATTCTAAAATAAGAACTTATTTGCAAAAAAACAAGTCACCTATGGTAAACGTGATCAAAGGATTCACCGGATCAAAAAAAGGACTCATCCTTGAGGACTTAAACGAACTCCTTCTCATAGAAAGGGATCGATTGGCGGTTGTCTCAGGTGCTTGTTACCCAGACCAAATCATGGAACGTAAAATATCTGGTTTTGAGATTTCTGCGTTTGAAGATTCTCTCATACCGAAACTGAAAGATCTTCTCACAAACAATTATGTATTTACAAGGCCTGCGATCAATTCAAGGGATACTAAAGGAGTACAACTCGGTGGAGCTTTAAAAACCATATATGCACTTGCAATGGGACTTGTAGAAGGTTACTTTAAACGTGAGTTAGGTGGAAACGTAGACAACACTCTTTTCCATTTGAGTAATCGATTTTTCAATGAGATGGTATCTATTGGAGTGTTACTGGGAGGTGATCCTACAACCTTTAATGGCCTTTCCGGTATGACAGATTTTATGTTGGCTTGTTTTGGATCAGATACAAGAGACAGAAAGTATGGGTATGACCTTGCCTATGGCACAAGGCCAGAAAAAATCACAAATGGATTTTACGGACTAAAAGTATTACCAAACCTCATCCAACTGGATGAAAAAAGACATCCAATCGTTGCGTCAGCCTACAAAACAGTCATCCAAAACGAAGACTTTGATGTAGTTGCAGAAGAATTACAAAAACAATTGGCTAGAGTTTAG
- a CDS encoding ATP-binding protein: MDSSLPITDRIWFTSFAESPIGMAITDIQTGLYVEANEVYCQWLGRQREEVIGKTTIDLGIYSNLSDRDLILAKLKSDGFLLNFEVPLITKTGETVTILFSGKIVEGGKYLLSAGQNITALKEKEHLANALQKELQISKELFESVFRLNPAAVSLSNAETGRYDDVNEAYCRLIGFSRDEIIGRTSHDLNIWITKVDRARLLAEVQKKGWSTGLEASVRMKSGEIRHVVSGNTLLNHDGRTTLLAILIDITESKQNKEALEFAVKERTKELNRILEDLQKTQDQLILSEKMATLGQLVASVAHEINNPLAAISAFSEQLQSRLGDFGARLLEIRNCMGKYSDEDVEKIIRWISELFQIKPKTYSFSETRKIKKNLESLFISSNIESPYDLADRIVDLGVSDYILENTSLIERLKNTPILSIILNELNALRSIESIRLAVERTSKIVYSLKNYGRMDRGSAKIQTNVIDTIETVLTLYQNKMKSGIECIRLYNANPIIMGYPDELIQIWTNLIYNSLQAMHFKGKLTVQVEETNTDVEISIKDNGPGIPAAIQKRIFEPFYTTKEKGEGTGLGLGIVKQSVEERHKGQIRFFSEPGQTVFIVSIPKL; encoded by the coding sequence ATGGATTCCTCACTTCCCATCACCGATCGTATATGGTTTACTAGTTTTGCAGAAAGCCCAATTGGTATGGCCATTACGGACATACAGACGGGATTGTATGTAGAAGCAAATGAGGTGTATTGTCAGTGGCTCGGTAGACAAAGAGAAGAAGTCATTGGAAAAACGACCATTGATTTAGGAATCTATTCGAATCTTTCTGATAGAGATCTGATTTTAGCGAAATTAAAATCAGATGGTTTCCTTTTGAATTTTGAAGTACCTTTGATTACTAAAACTGGTGAAACAGTGACAATCCTCTTTAGTGGAAAAATAGTCGAAGGCGGTAAATATTTACTCAGTGCAGGCCAAAATATCACTGCTTTAAAAGAAAAGGAACATCTTGCCAATGCCCTACAGAAAGAATTACAAATCAGTAAAGAATTATTCGAAAGTGTTTTTCGTTTGAATCCTGCCGCTGTGAGTTTATCAAATGCTGAAACAGGAAGGTATGATGATGTTAATGAAGCATACTGTCGTTTAATCGGTTTTAGTCGGGATGAAATCATAGGTAGAACATCTCATGATTTAAATATTTGGATTACAAAGGTGGACCGAGCTCGACTCCTTGCAGAAGTTCAAAAAAAAGGATGGAGTACGGGATTGGAAGCGAGTGTCCGTATGAAATCAGGGGAAATTCGCCACGTTGTTTCTGGAAATACTCTTCTCAACCACGATGGTCGGACTACTTTACTTGCGATCTTAATTGATATCACAGAATCAAAACAAAACAAAGAAGCACTCGAATTTGCAGTGAAAGAGAGGACTAAAGAACTCAACCGGATCTTAGAGGACCTTCAAAAAACCCAAGACCAGTTGATTTTATCAGAAAAAATGGCCACACTTGGCCAACTAGTGGCTAGTGTTGCCCATGAAATTAACAACCCTTTGGCGGCAATTTCTGCATTTAGTGAACAATTACAAAGCCGTTTAGGTGATTTTGGTGCGAGGTTACTTGAAATTCGAAATTGTATGGGAAAATATTCTGATGAAGATGTAGAAAAAATCATCCGTTGGATTTCCGAATTATTCCAAATCAAACCCAAAACATATAGTTTTTCAGAAACAAGAAAAATCAAAAAAAATCTAGAGTCTTTATTTATCTCATCTAATATAGAGTCTCCTTATGATTTAGCGGATCGTATTGTAGATTTAGGAGTATCTGATTACATACTAGAAAACACATCCTTGATTGAAAGATTGAAGAATACACCCATACTCAGTATTATTTTAAATGAACTCAATGCCTTACGTAGTATCGAATCCATTCGTTTGGCAGTCGAACGTACATCCAAAATTGTTTATAGTTTAAAAAATTATGGAAGGATGGACAGAGGTTCAGCAAAAATCCAAACCAACGTCATTGATACAATTGAAACAGTACTCACCCTCTATCAAAACAAAATGAAATCTGGGATAGAGTGCATTCGTTTGTACAATGCCAATCCAATCATTATGGGATACCCCGATGAACTCATCCAAATTTGGACCAATTTGATTTATAACTCCTTACAAGCCATGCATTTCAAAGGGAAACTAACGGTCCAAGTGGAAGAAACAAATACGGATGTCGAAATTTCGATTAAAGACAACGGTCCTGGAATCCCTGCTGCCATCCAAAAAAGAATTTTTGAACCCTTTTATACTACAAAGGAAAAAGGAGAAGGAACTGGACTAGGACTTGGAATTGTCAAACAATCTGTGGAAGAAAGACACAAAGGCCAAATTCGGTTCTTTTCCGAACCTGGCCAAACGGTTTTTATCGTTTCAATCCCTAAACTCTAG
- the rplQ gene encoding 50S ribosomal protein L17 produces MNKRNKVKQLNRSADHRKAMIQNMVISLLRHERIESSVAKLKVARSYAERIITRAKKNLDANLANLDEQKKNAAILHNTRYLYSHLGDKEIVAKLLKDLANRYAERVGGYTRIIRLVNRPSDNTAMGILELVDRKTQDELKAETKAKREEKKPAKKEEKPKKVKKEKVAASK; encoded by the coding sequence ATGAACAAACGTAATAAAGTTAAACAACTCAATAGATCCGCTGATCATAGAAAAGCTATGATCCAAAATATGGTAATCTCTCTACTCCGCCACGAAAGAATTGAATCTTCCGTAGCGAAGCTAAAAGTCGCTCGTTCTTATGCAGAACGAATCATCACGAGAGCGAAAAAAAATCTAGATGCAAATCTAGCGAATCTTGACGAACAAAAGAAAAATGCAGCGATTTTACACAATACGAGGTATCTTTACAGTCACCTTGGAGATAAAGAAATCGTAGCTAAACTTTTGAAAGATTTGGCAAATCGTTATGCAGAAAGAGTCGGAGGGTATACTAGAATCATTCGTTTGGTAAACCGTCCTTCTGACAACACGGCGATGGGAATTTTAGAGCTTGTGGACAGAAAAACACAAGACGAACTCAAAGCGGAAACAAAAGCAAAACGTGAAGAGAAAAAACCAGCCAAAAAAGAAGAAAAACCGAAGAAAGTGAAGAAAGAAAAAGTAGCTGCTTCTAAATAA
- a CDS encoding DNA-directed RNA polymerase subunit alpha — protein MSPKNLLKGFKRPKKIEFTTDVNTPNYGKFVAEPFERGIGTTIGNSLRRTLMSSIEGAAISAIRIEGVSHEFSYIEGVAEDVTRIILNLKQVRIKYEPEDKEASKVIHLELKGAGYFRAADLAVDSSIEIMNPDLHIATLNEDANLIMDLEIQRGRGYVPAEDKKKDIEVLGTIPIDSIFSPIQKVLFEVSETRVAQRSDYEKLTMEVWTDGSVSPEDAVAQAAKILKDHLTVFINFEEEIEEEEEELDEADEKLKAALSKHVEELELSVRSTNVLRSLEIDFIGELVKRSEDEMTKSKHFSEQSLQELKAKLSSMGLSFGMRDF, from the coding sequence TTGTCTCCAAAGAATTTATTAAAAGGTTTTAAAAGACCCAAAAAAATCGAATTCACTACCGATGTGAATACACCAAACTACGGTAAGTTTGTTGCAGAACCTTTCGAAAGAGGAATTGGTACAACGATCGGTAACTCGCTTCGTCGTACTCTTATGTCTTCGATTGAAGGGGCAGCGATTTCTGCGATTCGGATTGAGGGAGTTTCTCATGAATTCTCTTATATCGAAGGTGTTGCAGAAGACGTAACTCGTATTATTCTTAACTTAAAACAAGTTCGAATCAAATACGAGCCGGAAGACAAAGAAGCAAGTAAAGTAATCCACTTGGAACTCAAAGGGGCAGGATACTTTCGTGCTGCTGACTTAGCTGTAGATTCTTCTATCGAAATCATGAACCCTGACCTTCATATTGCTACCCTCAATGAGGATGCCAATTTGATTATGGATTTGGAAATCCAAAGAGGACGTGGTTACGTTCCTGCGGAAGACAAAAAGAAAGACATCGAAGTGCTTGGAACAATTCCAATTGATTCAATTTTTTCTCCAATCCAAAAGGTATTGTTTGAAGTATCAGAAACTCGTGTTGCACAAAGATCTGACTATGAAAAACTTACTATGGAAGTTTGGACTGATGGTTCTGTGTCCCCTGAAGATGCAGTAGCACAAGCAGCAAAAATATTAAAAGACCACCTCACTGTTTTCATCAATTTTGAAGAAGAAATTGAAGAAGAAGAAGAAGAGTTGGATGAAGCTGATGAAAAACTAAAAGCAGCTTTATCGAAACACGTAGAAGAATTGGAACTTTCTGTTCGTTCTACTAACGTTCTTCGCAGTTTGGAAATCGACTTCATTGGTGAGCTCGTAAAGAGATCAGAAGACGAAATGACGAAATCAAAACATTTCAGCGAACAAAGTTTACAAGAGTTAAAAGCAAAACTTTCCTCTATGGGACTTTCTTTCGGTATGAGAGATTTTTAA
- the rpsD gene encoding 30S ribosomal protein S4, translating into MARYRGPVVKLMRREGLNLFLKNSHTLHKEKSSLEKRKYPPGLPPKKKGKVTEYGAQLREKQKVKRAYGVLEKQFRRYFEEASHTPGIPGENLLQFLERRLDNVLYRMGFAVTRRQARNFVAHRHVLVNGHRVDICSYRVNVGDKIEIREKFQKSTFIEENIKLAQAINRTASWVSVDYAKFSGEVTSLPTREHIDIPVKEQVIVELYSK; encoded by the coding sequence ATGGCACGTTACCGAGGTCCAGTTGTTAAATTGATGAGAAGAGAGGGGCTTAACCTCTTTCTCAAAAATAGTCATACATTACATAAAGAAAAATCTTCCCTAGAAAAGAGAAAGTACCCACCAGGTCTTCCTCCAAAGAAAAAAGGGAAGGTAACAGAATACGGTGCACAGCTACGTGAAAAACAAAAAGTAAAACGCGCTTATGGTGTGTTAGAAAAACAATTCCGTAGATACTTCGAAGAAGCTTCTCATACTCCAGGGATTCCAGGTGAGAACTTACTCCAATTCCTTGAAAGAAGATTGGATAACGTTCTTTATCGTATGGGTTTTGCGGTTACTAGAAGACAAGCTCGTAACTTTGTTGCGCACAGACATGTTCTAGTAAATGGCCACCGAGTGGACATTTGTTCTTATCGTGTGAATGTTGGTGATAAAATCGAAATTCGTGAGAAATTCCAAAAATCCACGTTTATCGAAGAAAATATCAAACTAGCCCAAGCAATCAATCGAACTGCTTCATGGGTGAGTGTGGATTATGCCAAGTTCTCAGGAGAAGTGACTTCACTTCCAACAAGAGAGCATATTGATATCCCTGTGAAAGAACAGGTAATCGTAGAGTTGTACTCGAAGTAA
- the rpsK gene encoding 30S ribosomal protein S11 has product MAEKDAKNKKDTKKVKKKEKKNVPRGKVYIQASFNNTIVSITDMAGNVLSWSSSGMMGFRGSKKSTPYAAQVAATNAAEKAIEAAGLSEVDVMVSGPGIGRESAIRSLTTKGIAIKLIKDVTPLPHNGCRPRKRRRV; this is encoded by the coding sequence ATGGCTGAAAAAGACGCAAAGAATAAAAAAGATACCAAAAAGGTTAAGAAAAAAGAAAAGAAAAACGTTCCACGGGGTAAGGTTTATATCCAAGCTTCGTTTAACAATACAATCGTATCGATTACTGATATGGCTGGAAACGTTCTTTCTTGGTCTTCTTCCGGAATGATGGGATTTCGTGGATCCAAAAAATCCACCCCTTATGCAGCACAAGTAGCTGCTACCAATGCTGCTGAAAAAGCAATCGAAGCTGCTGGTCTTTCTGAAGTAGATGTAATGGTTTCTGGTCCAGGAATTGGACGTGAATCTGCCATTCGTTCTCTTACCACAAAAGGGATTGCAATCAAACTCATTAAAGACGTAACTCCGCTCCCTCACAATGGGTGCCGACCACGCAAAAGAAGAAGGGTGTAG
- the rpsM gene encoding 30S ribosomal protein S13 — translation MARIAGVDLPSNKRIVIGLTYVFGIGKTSSQNILKKAGIDESIRVKDLSDEQEAAIRRVIEESYQVEGDLRSEVNLNIKRLMDVGCYRGFRHRRGLPVNGQRTRTNARTRKGVKKTVANKKKATK, via the coding sequence ATGGCACGTATCGCGGGTGTTGATTTACCATCAAACAAAAGAATAGTGATCGGTCTTACATACGTATTTGGTATTGGTAAGACATCCTCTCAAAATATCCTGAAAAAAGCAGGAATTGACGAATCTATCAGGGTGAAGGACCTCTCGGACGAACAAGAAGCCGCGATCCGACGAGTCATTGAAGAATCATACCAAGTAGAAGGGGATCTTCGTTCCGAAGTTAACCTCAACATCAAACGATTGATGGATGTGGGTTGTTACAGAGGTTTCCGTCATAGACGTGGACTTCCAGTTAATGGACAAAGAACAAGAACCAACGCAAGAACCCGTAAGGGCGTCAAGAAGACTGTAGCGAATAAGAAAAAGGCTACTAAGTAG
- the rpmJ gene encoding 50S ribosomal protein L36 — MKVRASVKKICPECKVIRRKGVIRVICTNPKHKQRQR, encoded by the coding sequence ATGAAAGTTAGAGCATCAGTAAAAAAGATCTGTCCAGAATGCAAAGTCATTCGCAGAAAAGGTGTAATCCGAGTGATTTGCACGAACCCAAAACACAAACAAAGGCAAAGATAG
- the infA gene encoding translation initiation factor IF-1, translating into MAKEEAITIDGTVLEPLPNAMFRVELENGHKVLAHISGKMRMHYIRILPGDKVTVELSPYDLTKGRITYRKK; encoded by the coding sequence CTGGCTAAGGAAGAAGCAATCACAATTGACGGAACCGTTTTAGAACCGTTACCAAATGCGATGTTCCGTGTGGAACTAGAGAATGGACATAAGGTTTTAGCGCACATTTCGGGAAAGATGCGTATGCACTACATTCGTATTTTACCTGGAGACAAAGTCACTGTGGAACTTTCTCCTTATGACTTAACCAAGGGCCGTATCACTTACAGAAAGAAATAG
- a CDS encoding adenylate kinase, translating to MGPPGAGKGTQADIIKEKYNIPQISTGDILRAAVKNGTAMGIEAKKYMDAGDLVPDAVVIGIIRDRLVESDCANGFILDGFPRTVEQAKALSEILKELHMELDSVVNLDVPDEELVKRLLGRAIKEGRSDDNEETIKNRLHTYNTKTLPLIDFYKGTGILRQINGLGSMEEITNTILKSIQ from the coding sequence ATGGGCCCTCCAGGTGCTGGTAAGGGAACACAAGCTGACATCATCAAAGAGAAATACAATATCCCTCAGATTTCCACAGGCGATATCCTACGTGCTGCTGTAAAAAATGGTACGGCTATGGGGATTGAAGCAAAAAAATATATGGACGCAGGGGACCTTGTTCCAGATGCTGTCGTTATAGGCATAATTCGCGACCGATTGGTCGAATCCGATTGTGCAAATGGATTCATTTTGGATGGATTTCCAAGGACGGTGGAGCAAGCAAAGGCTCTCTCGGAAATCCTCAAAGAGCTTCACATGGAGCTCGACTCCGTTGTCAACCTAGACGTTCCTGATGAAGAACTCGTCAAACGTTTGCTAGGTAGAGCGATCAAAGAAGGACGCTCGGATGACAACGAAGAGACCATCAAAAACCGTCTGCATACTTACAACACCAAGACGTTGCCCCTGATTGACTTTTATAAAGGCACGGGGATCCTTCGGCAAATCAATGGGTTGGGAAGTATGGAAGAAATCACTAACACTATTTTAAAATCAATCCAGTAG
- the secY gene encoding preprotein translocase subunit SecY, which yields MFQTIANIFRIPELRSKILFTIGMLLLFRMGTHVTIPGINSLIVTGITADPSEGFLGMVDLFAGGALLKFSIFALGIMPYISSSIIMQLVMVLIPSLQKMQKEGEEGRKKIQQYTKYGTLILCAIQSLAVIQLANSWSTGSGTAQAKYPGLINPSVEGYFLPIAMLSITTGTVLLIWLGEQITERGIGNGISLIIFAGIIGRMPEALIAMFTSDTSDALSILILIIIFIVLISLTVILTQGVRRVPLNYGKQMVGRKMVQARSQSIPFKVNSANVMPIIFASSLILFPQTIVQWLSSKGGQWAGWAVIMDYFNPFSQIWYHALFYYVIYTSLIIFFAYFYTAIQFNPQELADNLKKYGGFIPGVRPGSQTKEMIEKILNRITLPGALFLAGLALAPYLIIKFLNLGSNTGGGTLVYTFGGTSLLIMVGVALETLKQIEAQLLMRNYEGFMKKTKIKGRV from the coding sequence ATGTTTCAAACCATCGCTAACATCTTTCGAATCCCGGAATTAAGATCTAAAATCCTATTTACGATCGGTATGTTGTTACTTTTCAGAATGGGAACTCACGTGACCATTCCTGGTATCAATAGTTTGATTGTGACGGGCATTACTGCCGATCCAAGTGAAGGTTTCCTTGGAATGGTAGATTTGTTTGCTGGTGGTGCTCTTCTCAAATTTTCTATTTTTGCACTAGGGATTATGCCTTATATCTCTTCTTCTATCATTATGCAGCTTGTGATGGTTCTCATCCCTAGTTTGCAAAAAATGCAAAAAGAAGGGGAAGAAGGCAGAAAGAAGATCCAACAGTACACAAAGTACGGAACTCTCATCCTTTGTGCGATCCAGTCTCTTGCAGTGATCCAACTTGCTAATTCTTGGTCTACTGGATCGGGAACGGCGCAGGCAAAATACCCAGGGCTCATCAACCCATCTGTAGAAGGTTACTTTTTACCAATTGCGATGCTTTCCATCACAACTGGTACCGTTCTTCTCATTTGGCTCGGGGAACAAATCACAGAACGTGGGATTGGAAACGGAATCTCTCTCATTATCTTTGCTGGTATCATTGGTCGTATGCCGGAAGCACTCATTGCAATGTTTACTTCTGATACTTCAGATGCTCTCAGTATCCTTATCCTAATTATCATTTTTATTGTTCTCATTTCTCTTACGGTGATATTAACCCAAGGGGTTCGCCGGGTACCACTCAATTATGGAAAACAAATGGTAGGAAGGAAGATGGTTCAGGCACGTAGCCAGTCCATCCCTTTCAAAGTGAATAGTGCCAACGTAATGCCAATTATCTTTGCATCTTCTCTCATTCTTTTCCCACAAACGATTGTGCAGTGGTTGTCTTCCAAAGGGGGACAGTGGGCTGGTTGGGCTGTGATTATGGATTATTTTAACCCATTCTCACAAATCTGGTACCATGCTCTATTTTACTATGTGATTTATACTTCTCTCATTATCTTCTTTGCGTATTTTTATACAGCGATTCAGTTCAACCCACAAGAACTCGCTGATAACCTAAAAAAATACGGTGGGTTTATCCCAGGTGTTCGTCCTGGAAGCCAAACAAAAGAAATGATCGAGAAGATTTTGAATCGTATCACCTTACCAGGTGCTCTTTTCCTTGCTGGTCTTGCTCTTGCTCCGTATCTCATCATTAAATTCTTAAACCTCGGTTCCAATACCGGTGGTGGAACGTTAGTGTATACATTCGGAGGAACTTCACTTCTCATTATGGTAGGTGTGGCGCTCGAAACGTTAAAACAAATCGAAGCCCAACTCCTCATGAGAAACTATGAAGGTTTCATGAAAAAGACTAAAATCAAGGGAAGAGTGTAA